ATCATCACTGCAGCTGCGTCTCGCCGCGGCCTCCCCTCTGAACTGGGACGAGCTGATGCCGAGCCTGCATCAGCTCGGTGAACGTCTTCGCTGGAGTTGGGGCGTAGTGAGTCATCTCAGCGGAGTCCGCAACACCTCTGAGTTACGTGAGGCTCATGCGAAACAGCAACCCGAGGTGGTGCGCTTCAGCAATCGCCTCGGCCAGAGTCAGGTTCTGCATGAAGCTCTCAGCAGACTGAAAGCATCCCCAGCTCAACCGCTAGACGGCACACAGACTCGCATCCTCGACGCTGAACTTCTCTCAATGCAGCATCGCGGCGTAGGTCTGAGAGGAGCCGAGCAGGCTGATTTCAACAGCACAAGTGAGCGCCTCGCAGCTCTCTCAACCAGTTTCAGCAACCACGTGCTGGATGCAACGCAGTCCTGGAGCCTCTTGATCCAGAAGCGGGAACAGCTTGCGGGAGTTCCAGAGCGTGCCCTGGCGGTCCTGGCCGCAGCTGCCGCAGAAGCTGGTGATCAATCCACGGATGGTTTGGCACCAACCGCTGCAGAAGGCCCCTGGCGTCTGGGCCTGGATATGCCGCGCTACATCCCTGTCATCACCCACGCCAAAGACAGAACCCTGCGTGAAACCCTTTACAAAGCGCACGTGAGCCGCGCCAGCAATGGCGATCTGGATAACGCGCCGTTGATCGAAGAGATCCTGAAGCTCCGGCGTGAGCAGGCATCACGGCTCGGGTATGCCAATTGGGCGGAACTCAGCCTTGCTTCAAAGATGGCGGATGATGTGTCTGCGGTTGAGTCGCTGCTGGAAGAGCTAAGAGCTTCGGCCATGCCTGTGGCGCAACAGGAACTCCAGGAACTGAGTGAATGCGCCCAGAGTCATGGTGCGGCCGAAGCCGATGCATTAGCCCCTTGGGATGTGAGCCACTGGGCCGAGCAGCTGAGACGCGAACGTTTCAATCTCGATCAGGAAGCCCTAAGGCCCTGGTTCCCTCTCCCCAAAGTGCTCGAGGGATTATTCAGCCTCTGCGAACGCCTGTTCAGCATCCGCATCAAGCCCGCAGATGGTGAAGCGCCCATCTGGCATGAGGATGTGCGCTTCTTCCGCGTCATGGACTGCGGCGGTGAGGATCTGGCAGCTTTTTATCTCGACCCTTTCAGCCGTCCAGCCAGCAAACGCGGCGGCGCATGGATGGATGAGTGTCTGAGCCGTCAGCGCAATGCCAACGGCGATCTCACCCTTCCGGTGGCTTACTTGATTTGCAATCAGACGCCTCCCGCAGGCGACACGCCAAGCCTGATGAGCTTCGAAGAGGTGGAAACCCTCTTTCATGAATTCGGCCATGGCCTCCAGCACATGCTCACTACGGTCGAGCACCCGGAAGCGGCCGGCATCAACAACGTGGAGTGGGATGCAGTTGAGCTTCCCAGCCAGTTCATGGAGAACTGGTGTCTCGATCGAAGCACCCTGATGGGGATGGCTCGCCACTGGCAGACGGGAGAGCCTTTAGCTGAAGCCGATTACCAAAAGCTCTGCAGCAGTCGCACCTTCATGCAGGGGAATGGCACCCTCCGACAGGTTCATTTCGCCCTGACCGACCTGCGCCTCCACAGCCAATGGACCCCGGAGCTGAAGATCAGCCCAAATGAGTTCCGTCGCCGCATCGCCACAACGACCAGCGTGCTTCAGCCCGTGGAGGAAGACCGTTTCCTTTGCGCGTTCGGCCACATCTTTGCCGGTGGATACGCCGCTGGCTATTACTCCTACAAATGGGCAGAAGTGCTTAGCGCCGATGCATTTGCTGCTTTTGAAGAGGTGGGCCTGGAGAAAGACGATGATGTCGCTGCCACAGGTGAACGTTTCCGCAACACCATCCTCAGCCTGGGCGGAAGCCTGCGGCCTGCAGAGGTGTACCGACGCTTCCGTGGCAGGGATGCGACCAGCGCGGCTCTCATCCGCCATACCGGTCTTGCTGCTACGGCAACCTGATCTGCACAAGGCCTGAGCCATGGCAGACGATCAGCTCAGGCTTAGTTCAACCTGGGGGCAGTCCACTGGTGACGGCACAGGCCTTGCTCCTCTGATCGGGCTTGATGAAGCACTGGAGCAAAGCAACTTACGCCGCGGCATCAGTCGTGAAGCGTTCCTCAAAGAGCTGCTCGGCGATCTGCACCATCAACGTTTAATACCGCTGCTGCTGATGCTTCCCCGGCGCTGGCGCGGGCGGAATGCAAACCTGCCGGAGCATCTACGCAGCTTGGGAAGCCTGCTGGAAAACAATCTGGTCAGCCCTCTACTGCTGGCAACCCTGGCCGATGACCTGCAGCACCTGTTGCCCGCAGTCTCCAAACCCTCAGGGCTCAGTGCCCTTGATCGCTGGTGTCAGCGACAGATCTCCATCAATATTGAACAAACCCTCCCCTTACCGCAGACACTCCAAGCGCTGTGGTCAATGACGGCAGACGCCATGGAAACAGCGTCGGTGATGCCACAACATCCAGGTGGAATGTTGGCGAAGATCAGTCACATGGGCGGGGCTCTGACCTGGAGCAACCACGGACTCACCAATGTGCAGGCAGAACCTGAACGGCTGCGCAATCGTCTGTTAGCGCAGATCCTCAATGCGCTCGGAAGCAACCGACTGAACAGAGCAGGCCGTGCTTTAGAACCATTCAGCTTCGAAGGAGTCAGCAGCGGCCGTGAGCTATTGGATCAGCTCACGAAACAGAGCTGGCAGTGTTGTGCCCGGATTCGAACGAGTGTGGCCAGTTTTGGCCTCGGTGCCAGCACTCGCATCGGTGAGCAATGGCTGCAGATCCCGCTAGCGGTGCCTTATCGGACCGGTCTTCTTGATGAAACAAGCCAAGAGATCCAGGCACTGATGCCCCATTCCTCCCTCGAAATGGAACTGCGGCCTCCCGAGAGCTCGCCACTGCTATTGCAGTACTACCAGGGAGTTGAAGGATTAAATGGCTGGGCAGCCCTCAATGAGCTGCATCGTCCCTGGCAGAACGACCGAAGCAATGGCACTGTCACCTATCAAACAACTGAACTCAGAGGCGAACAGTTGGGTGAAACACTCGATCTTTGCGAGCTGATTGCAGCCGTGCATAACAGCGAAGCCCAACTCAGCCATCTGCAGTTGGGTGGATACGGAGCGCTGGGTTTCTGCATCGATTCCACAGCCCTGCTGGAGCAGGCCATCACTGGACGAACCAACCTGTTCCCACTGACGCTTGCAGACCTATGGCGTCAGAGACTGCACCGCCAGCTGCAGCAACAACTGGACGCGGGCCTGCAAGCGACAGACGACAGCGTGAATCGCTACCGCCTTGCCCTGGAGCAGCTGCCCCAGGACCTCTTCCATGACAACCAATCACGACCTGATGCTTGCCGAAGGCTGAGAGCAAGCCAGCCACGACACAGCCCTTTCGCACTGGTACGAGCACTTAACGGGGAGTTTTCAGGGGAGCTCTTAACGGGGGGCTAAGCACTGAGCGCTCGAGTTCCGTGCAGATGGCCTCAACTACCGAACTGCGGAACGCCGTGGAGAACGGACCAGATGAGCCATTGTGACCCATCCCTTCGATCATGTAGCGCTGCAGGGAATGCTGACGTTGCCAGCGATTCCAATTGGAGAGTGGCAACAGAGGCAGACGACCGGGATAGGCGATCCGCCCCAGAGCAGCGACAGGATCAAGGCTGCCCAGCACCATGGCCACGTCATTGACCGACTCAAGCGCGCCATTACCGCTGAAGACACCACAGACGGTGATGACCTGAACTCTCACACGACAGAGCTGTTGAAGGATTTCAGCGATACCGATCGCCATCTCTCCACCACCGCTGTAACCGACGAGGACGATGCGAGAAGCCTGATGGGGCCGAAAGCCGATCGAATCGAGACGACGGGCAATTTTCAACGCCAGCTCGTAGTTCATCACTGGTCCATAACGGCGATCCGAGGAGATCCCGACCTTGATGACATTGTTCGCTTGCACACAAAAAGCGCAGACAAAGCGGACCAGACCATTGGGGTGATGCTCCTGCAGAGCGAACAGGCGCTGCCAGAACCATCCGGCGAAGGTGGTCGAACTCAGTCCAGCATTGGTGATTGTGTAAGCCTCGATCCCTTTCACCAGCATCGTGTCATCCGCAATCGACTCCTGCAGACAACTGAGGAAGTCGCTCACACGCGGTGGGTGGCTTTCTTCACTCTGATGAATGCCATCGAGGTAGACCACATAGTGACGATGCTGGTCAGAACCCGTGTTGCCTGACGCAAACAGGCGACTGGGGTCTGGGAGGCCATGCATCCAGCCTTCCCAGAAGACGAAATCCACCATCACCGAATAAACACCGACCAGTGCGACCACCACCACCAGAACAATTCCGAACCAGGTCAGCAGTTCCAACAACGATCCCGGTTGCAACAGAGAGGTCGCATCCCGACGGACAGCAGTCACGCCCAGCAGGCCGAGCATGACAACACAGACCAGCGCCACCACCAACCAACGGCGCACCTGCCGAAGACGACGGCGTTGATGCTGAACAGCCGCCACGGTGTCTTTTTCAGAGGCCCCTGTCATGGCGAGGTCAGAGCCGAGACCTCTGTGGCGAGCATGGTGTAGCTGGTGCGCCAACGCTGCGCGAACAGCAATCCCACCAACAGCAGAGCAAGCACAAAGCCAGGAAGCGCAACCACCAGACTCGTCTCCAGAGGGATGTTGTAGACCGCCTGAAGCAGCAACATCACATTGAGATGGATCCAGGCCAGCAAGGTCACTGCGATCAGATCACTCACATAAGGAGCAGCGGCCAGCACATAAAACAAGCCTGGCCACATGGCGGCACCCATGTGATTGGCAAAGGTGATCGGCTGAAGAGGAACGCCTTCCAACAACATCAGCATCAGGCTGTGACAAAGAATTCCGAGCAGAAAGGCCAGGCTGAGCACCAGCGCATCAACGATCATGTGCAACACGATTTGCTTCGGCGTCAGTCGGTTGGCCAGCAACGCAAACAAATGCGAGGCCGACATCGACAACCCAACGCCGATCAGCAGACCAACGCCGGTGTCCATGGCAAGCAGAAGCTGACCCATGGACTGCAGAGAAGCCAACAGCTGATCAGCCATTGGCATCAGGCCCGTCGCAGATGGGGACGATTAACGATCCAGAGAACGATGATCGAAAGCACGGCGCAATAGAAGCACCAGACCGAATTGAAGGTTGCGCTGTAAGTGGCCCACGTGAGGAAAATCGACACGAAGATGAGCACACCAAACAGCTTCACAGCCTTGTCACTGACGGCAATAAGCGGCAAGACAATAAAGCCCCAATACACCAACTCACCAACAGGTTCTGTGTTGACGAAGTTGTGAAAGATGCTGTGAAGACTTGCAATGTCATAAAGAAGACGACCATTGCTATGCACCGCCGGCTGAATCGCCGGCGGATTGAAGAGCATGGGCAAATAGAAGGCGATCCCCAGAACCGTGGCCACAATCGAGACCCATTTCAAGCGTCGTTGCAATCCTTTGGAGTCCGTACTGCGGCTAATGGACCAAGCGCTCCACGGGATCCAGATCATCCAAAAGCAGTAGGCAAAGAAGAGAAAGCCAAGGCCACCAATCGTTGCGAGGGGCTCGATGCTGCCACGGTCGATCGCAGTCCATTCCAGACCCTCGACAAATTGCTGAACTCCGAAGAAGAACGGAACCAAAGCGAGAGGCTTGTAATCAGGCCGCTCATGACGGGTGGCCAGATGATGCGAATAAAGACCAAGAGGAACAAGCACGGCGGAGGCCGTGAAACTTGCCGAAGCCGAAAAACACATGCGCGGCAGGACTGGAATGACATTCAAAGTGTGCCCATCAGCACAGAACATGTCACTGTTCGTGCGCCAATCAGTCGCTCAGCAGCGTTCCCAGCAAAACATCAAGAGATCGGGGATGCGATATCAACTGCTGATGGGTGAAGACAGGAAGACTGCTGACCAGTCCAAAAGGCAGATGGGCCTGCCATCCAGGGACAACCATCAAATCCCAGCGGCAGTAATAACTGACGCAATCCAATCCCTTAAGTGCCTGGGCATCAGTATTGAGAGAACGCAACAGAGGACTGCCACGTTTCATGTCCGCCAGCCCGGCGCAAAGCCATGAGGGAATCCACTGCGCCGTGACAGTTCCCTGCTGCGGACTGCCAACACTCACAAAGCGACGAGTGCGATGAACACCTCCGAGCTGCTGGAGCCAGACACGCCCGATAATGCCGCCCATCGAAAAACCAAGCAGGTCCACCTCCACGTGATCACCCCAACGCCGACGGATGTGATCGTCAAGTTGTTCCGCCAGTGTGTGCAGAGGAACAGCCCCAAAGCGGTGCGGAAGATGGGGCACCAACAGCGGAACATCGTGCTCCTCCAGCCGCCGGACCAATCGCCGAAAAAGATGAGGTGTATCCCAGAGACCATGGACTAGAACCAGCGGTCGCCGTGACGGAGAAGGCACCGTGGTGGTCATATCAGAACGGCTTTCGTCGCCAGCGTTCAAGGCTCACCGTACCGGCGAAACCTGGGATCGGAGCATGACATTTGCTCAGCCAAAGATGCATCGGTAAAGCGCCATAGATCCCCTCAAGCTTCTCGAATATGCGCTCACTGAAATGTTCGAGGGTGTGGCAGGTGATCTCCGCAGCAAGGCCCTGCAAAGCCTGGACTCCCAGGCTGTAATCGGCTGTTGCCGCCAGTGAGTCAGCAGACGCCGATTGGCTCAAATCAAGATGAAACTCCAGATCAACACGGAACCACTGACCGAGTTCACGCTCATGGTCGAGAACCCCCACATGGGCCCAAAGGCGGAGATTATCGACTCTGATGATGTCCAGTGGAGGGGTGACGTTGCTCATCCCTCCAAGTCCACATGATTGAACTGCCGCACACCAGAGGCATAGTCGGAAGCGGTGTGGCCATCACCACGTAATCGATAGCGATAGGTCACCAGCCCCTCCAAACCAACGGGACCTCTCGGAGGCAGGGTCTGAGTACTGATGCCCACTTCAGCGCCGAAGCCGTAGCGGAAACCGTCAGCAAATCGGGTGGAACAGTTGTGGTAGACACCGGCACTGTCCACGGAACGCAGGAATCGCTCTGCAGTGGAGACGTTACGGGTTGCAATCGCCTCGGTATGACGTGAGCCATAACGCCGGATGTGCTCCAGCGCTGCATCAAGATCATCCACAACACGAACCGAAAGGGTCAACGCCAGATATTCCGTGCTCCAGTCCTCGTCAGCCGCGGCCTCAGCGATTCCGCGAGCACAAGCGCCTGGATCACCGAGCAGCCTGACACCTTCGGCCTGGAAGGCGGGGATGGCCTTCTCCAAGAAAACCCCAGCAATGTCGGCATGAACAAGCAGCGTCTCCAAGGCATTACAAGCAGCCGGATACTGCACTTTGCTGTCCAGGGCAATGGCCACAGCCTGATCTGGGTCCGCCTCAGCATCCACATACAAATGACAGACCCCATCGGCATGGCCGAGCACAGGAATGCGGGTGTTGTCCTGAATGAAACGCACCAGTTCGTTACTTCCCCTGGGGATGATGAGATCCACCAAGCCCTCAAGCCGCAGCAACGCAAGGCTGTCTTCACGGGTGGTGAGCAGAGCGAGGGCCTCAGAAGAAACCGACGTGGCGACAAGTCCCTGCTGCAGTGCTGCCATCACTGCTTTATTGGTGCACTCAGCTTCACGTCCACCCTTCAGGATTGCCCCGTTACCTGAGCGGATCGCCAGCGAGGCGATCTGGATCACGGCATCCGGACGGGCCTCGAAAATCACGCCAACGACCCCTAAGGGAACGCTGACGCGTTCGAGCACAAGGCCATCATCAAGTTGCCGGTGCAACTGACGTTGGCCTAGCGGGTCATCAAGCTCTGCCAACTGTCGCAGCCCGGTGATCGCTCCTTCAAGCTTGACTTCATCAAGTTTGAGACGGGCCATCAGTGCCGGAGCTAAACCGCTTTGCTCAGCGGTTTGAAGGTCCACCCGATTCGCGGCAACGATGGCGTGGGTATTGGCACGAAGTGACTCCGCCATAGCCAGCAACGCCTCTCGGCGCTGCTCATCGCTGGTCAGCCCTAGTTCCGTGGCGGCACGGCGCAGGCCCGCCGCCAAAGACAGAAGCTCCGGGGAGGGATCTGGAACGGCCTGCACGGGCATCAGTCAAAACAGGCTCCATCATCCCGCCTAGGGAGACGGAGAAAGCAGCAATCGCTGAATCGCCAGGCGAGCGGCGCCCAGACGGCCCGCGCCATTGCCCAGTGCACACGCCTTGATCTGAAGAGCCTCGCGACTCACCGACTGAACACGAGTGGCGACCTCCTGGCGCACCGCGGGGAGGAAATGCTCACTCGCACCAGCGAGCCCTCCCCCCACCAACACCAGCTGCGGCGTAAACATGTAAACAAGCGAGCTGATCCCAGTGCCCAGAAGCTGGCCGTAGCGGTCCCAATGGCTGATGGCCTGAGGATCACCACTGGATGCGGCCAAGGCCAGTGAGGATGGCTCAACACCACTGAGACGCTTCAACCCGGCAATGCTCGCAAACTGTTCCAGCGACCCCCTGTTGCCGCTGTTGCACTCAGGTCCATCGGGAAAGAGCGTGATCAGGCCGGGTTCCGCGGCGGCTCCGTGATGCCCTGTGAACAACTGGCCAGCGAGCATCACTCCTCCGCCAACACCGGTTCCAAGAGTGAGCAACACCACATCGCTGTAACCCTGAGCAGCGCCTTTCCATGCCTCACCCACAAGAGCGCAATTGCCGTCATTGGCGAGGGTGACCCTGCGCTGAAGGCGTGATTCAAGCCACGCCGCCAGAGGAACCTCCTCCCAGCCGGGCAGATTGATGCAGACGCGGGCCACCCGCGCATCGGCATCCATAGGACCCGGCAAACCAATCCCCACCACCGAAGCCAGACCATCGGGATCAAGGCTCGCGATCGCGTCGACGATCTCCACACAGACCGATCCCGGTGTGGCCGGTTGGGGCGTCGGTCGCTGATGTTCGGCCAGTAACTCCCCTTCAAAGCTGAACAGACCGAGCTTGATCGCCGTTCCACCGAGATCCACACCCAGAACGCACCGATCAGTTACCTCTTTTCTCATGCATTGATCAATCGATTCAGCCATCAATCAGAACCGCATGAACAGTTGCAGCTGGCTCTGCCAAGTGCCCTGACTGTCGACCGCTCCGGACAGACTCAGGTTCGGATTGAGTTGATACGTCAAGGTTCCCTGCGGTGGGATGTCATTGCGATTAGGAGCAGCCAACACGGAGAAGTCGAAGCGTTCAGTGATGGAGACACCCACGTCGGTCACCAGGGTGAGCTGGGGCGGGATCTGACCGGAAACGCGGTCCTTTTCATTCTGAACAATGCGATTGACGTAAGTCGGATAGAGGGCGAACTGCAGGCGCTGATTGAATGAATCGTTGAACGTTCCCAGAACAGGGGACAGCAACGACTGACCAAGCACGGCAGCCAAAGCCGCACCGGCCCCTGCTCCCGAAAGACCTGCGAGCGAGTTGCCGCCAATCAAGGCCAGCAACTGCGGTTGGGGAAGAGACGGTGTACTGCGCAGACGGATGCTCTGGGCCAGGCGGTCGGCTGGTCCGCTGGCAGTGAGCATCACCTTGATCAGCCGCAGCTGTCCTCCGCCACTGAGGTTGCCGATACCGTTGGTATCAAACACTGAGGTGGATCCGCCACTGAGGTTGCCGAGACCATTGGTATCAAACACTGAGGTGGAGAAGGCGCTGTTATCGACGTTATTGATGGTCACGTTGTCGGAGACCCTGGTGTCCATGGCGACATCGACGTAGGGAATCAGCCCGAGCGAGGGCGTGAACACTGCAACATTGGCGGCAGCACGATCAAGGCTGAACGTCGAGGTGAACATGGTCACCCGGCCGGACAGCAACTCAACAACTCCTCGCAGTTCCAGGCTGGGATCAAGAGCTCCATTAACGGTGAGAAGACCCGCCGTCGTGAAGTTGTAGAAAGGCAGATCCTCAATTTTCAGTTTGGGGCCAAGGGTGAGGCGCAGATCGCGGAATCCGATGAAGGGCAGCTTGGGCAGAGAGGCCTTGATCGAGCGACTGGTCGCCGCCTCCACATCAGCGCCACTGAGAACCAGTGGCTCTTTGAAGTCCCACTTTTCCTCGAGGAGTTCATCAACGGAGACTGCCTTGGTGGAAGCTGACTTCTGAGACTGTGGATTTCTGGCCCGAGAGAACATGGAGCGAGGAGGGCGAATCGCTCCATGACTGATTTCGAAGATTCCGCCGATCTGTGGGCTCACCACAGCTCCTGTGAGCATCAGGTCAGCGCCGACCTCTACATCAGCAGTAGGAAGCTTCAAACGGGCATTTTCGACCTGGATGCGTAGCGGATTGGGCTCGGGGTAGGGACGCAGAAGCGCGAGTGCACCACTTCCTTTGAGCTGACCACCTGAGCCGAAACGACCCTTGAGCGTCTGCACTTCCAGCCGGTCAAAGTCGAAGACCATGGAGCCATTGACTTTGGTAAGGCTCTGGCCCTGAGCCTTGAAGGCAGCCTCCTTGATCACGATGTAGCCGTTGGCCTCCGGCGCTAGGAGGGTGCCACCGAGCAACAGACGAAGATCAACATCCCCCTTGTCCCAAGCGATGGTGTCATTGGCCAGCCCGGTCAGAAACTTCAGACCATCTCCGAGGCTCACGATGCGGACATCGAGTGGCTGGTCAGCAGCAAAGGGAATGCTCCCAGTGACGGTCACAGCCTCTTTGGAGGAGTCGGAGACAAGAGCTAGGTCAAGTTTAAGAGCCTGATCACTCAGCAGCACCTGGCCGCGTTTTAAAGCAATTGGGTTGGAGCCGAGACGTGCATCCTCGAGAACCAGCTCGCTGCTGATCACTGACTTGGAACCATCAAGCCGGTAGGTACCTCTCATGCCAAGCGCACCCAGAAGTGACCGCGGGACGGGAGCAACCAGCGCGAGCAGGCTGAATGGGAGGTGCGCAAAGGAAAACTGCCCCTCTCCTCCTTGTAATGGTCCTTCAATCCGTGCAGTGAAGGGTTTCACCTGCAAGGCGTAATCAGCATCCTCACCCTCGATCCATAAATGACCTCGAGCATTGAGATCGAGATTGAGACGACTGATCCGAGGACCGGTCAGATCGATCACCGCATCCACCTGCCCGCGTAGATCTTCAAGACGGAAAGGTTCGCGGTCACGGTTCTTAAGTCGCGCCTGCAGCAAGGCCTGTCGGGCATGACGCAGTGCTTGCAGCTGCCCGTCCAGATTGCCGCCGAAGGTATTGATCAGCAGCGTGCCCAGATCGGATGCTGAGCCGTGCTCTAGGGGCTCATCTTGACTGAGCCTCGGGAGGCTGAGAGCACTGTTGCTAAGCCAACGAGCGCTCAGTCCTCGTGCCACAGCTTGCCCCTTGAAAGGACCATTAGACCGTCCTTCAACATCCACAGTGATCTGGCCCGTATCCGGTGGCAGCAGTTCGCCCGTGATCGCATAACGGCGATCCGAGTAGCGGCCCGTGAGCAGCATTTGCTGAAGCTGAAGCCCCATGAGTCCTGGACGGTTAATGCTCAGATCGCCGGTCATGGCGAGCGGTTGCAGTGCAAGGGTGCCTTCACCACTCAAACGGCCATAAACCCCTTCCCAGCGTTGTCTGGGAGGGAGGGTCAGTTCCAGCCCATCGACCGTTAGATCATTGGCTGTCCATTGGTAAGCAGCCGGCGTTCCTGTGAGCTGCAGATCCCCCTTGCGGCGACGCAGCATCACATCGGTGGGAAGCCAATTCGCACCAAGCTGGGCCTCAAGTGATCCCGCAATCACTGCTCCAACCGAGGCCATCGTCAGCACACCGCCACCACCGGAGCGACCGAGGAAGGTTCCACTCCAGTCCTCCATCAGACGCACAGCACCCGCCCGCGGATGATTCACCGCAAGGCGCAGATCAGGGCGGAGTGCATCAAGAGGGCCCATGACCCGACCGAATGCCGTCATCGTTCCATCCATCTCTGTACCCAGAAGAGGACCCAGTCGCTTGAGCGGGTAGGCGTCTAGGCGCAGATCGGCCTCCAAGGGGCCGGAATTCAGACCGCCTGCAGCAAGGCTGAGCGGCATTCTGGCGCGGGCAGTGAACTCAGGACTACGGAACTGCTCAAGCTTCAGCAGTCCTGATTGCGCAGTCCAGCCTGCCT
Above is a window of Synechococcus sp. BIOS-U3-1 DNA encoding:
- a CDS encoding ROK family protein encodes the protein MRKEVTDRCVLGVDLGGTAIKLGLFSFEGELLAEHQRPTPQPATPGSVCVEIVDAIASLDPDGLASVVGIGLPGPMDADARVARVCINLPGWEEVPLAAWLESRLQRRVTLANDGNCALVGEAWKGAAQGYSDVVLLTLGTGVGGGVMLAGQLFTGHHGAAAEPGLITLFPDGPECNSGNRGSLEQFASIAGLKRLSGVEPSSLALAASSGDPQAISHWDRYGQLLGTGISSLVYMFTPQLVLVGGGLAGASEHFLPAVRQEVATRVQSVSREALQIKACALGNGAGRLGAARLAIQRLLLSPSP
- the folB gene encoding dihydroneopterin aldolase; amino-acid sequence: MSNVTPPLDIIRVDNLRLWAHVGVLDHERELGQWFRVDLEFHLDLSQSASADSLAATADYSLGVQALQGLAAEITCHTLEHFSERIFEKLEGIYGALPMHLWLSKCHAPIPGFAGTVSLERWRRKPF
- a CDS encoding alpha/beta hydrolase; translated protein: MTGASEKDTVAAVQHQRRRLRQVRRWLVVALVCVVMLGLLGVTAVRRDATSLLQPGSLLELLTWFGIVLVVVVALVGVYSVMVDFVFWEGWMHGLPDPSRLFASGNTGSDQHRHYVVYLDGIHQSEESHPPRVSDFLSCLQESIADDTMLVKGIEAYTITNAGLSSTTFAGWFWQRLFALQEHHPNGLVRFVCAFCVQANNVIKVGISSDRRYGPVMNYELALKIARRLDSIGFRPHQASRIVLVGYSGGGEMAIGIAEILQQLCRVRVQVITVCGVFSGNGALESVNDVAMVLGSLDPVAALGRIAYPGRLPLLPLSNWNRWQRQHSLQRYMIEGMGHNGSSGPFSTAFRSSVVEAICTELERSVLSPPLRAPLKTPR
- a CDS encoding glutamate-5-semialdehyde dehydrogenase; translation: MPVQAVPDPSPELLSLAAGLRRAATELGLTSDEQRREALLAMAESLRANTHAIVAANRVDLQTAEQSGLAPALMARLKLDEVKLEGAITGLRQLAELDDPLGQRQLHRQLDDGLVLERVSVPLGVVGVIFEARPDAVIQIASLAIRSGNGAILKGGREAECTNKAVMAALQQGLVATSVSSEALALLTTREDSLALLRLEGLVDLIIPRGSNELVRFIQDNTRIPVLGHADGVCHLYVDAEADPDQAVAIALDSKVQYPAACNALETLLVHADIAGVFLEKAIPAFQAEGVRLLGDPGACARGIAEAAADEDWSTEYLALTLSVRVVDDLDAALEHIRRYGSRHTEAIATRNVSTAERFLRSVDSAGVYHNCSTRFADGFRYGFGAEVGISTQTLPPRGPVGLEGLVTYRYRLRGDGHTASDYASGVRQFNHVDLEG
- a CDS encoding esterase/lipase family protein is translated as MTTTVPSPSRRPLVLVHGLWDTPHLFRRLVRRLEEHDVPLLVPHLPHRFGAVPLHTLAEQLDDHIRRRWGDHVEVDLLGFSMGGIIGRVWLQQLGGVHRTRRFVSVGSPQQGTVTAQWIPSWLCAGLADMKRGSPLLRSLNTDAQALKGLDCVSYYCRWDLMVVPGWQAHLPFGLVSSLPVFTHQQLISHPRSLDVLLGTLLSD
- a CDS encoding M3 family metallopeptidase — its product is MSTPELLRGEGLPRFEVIDAEQVNSEIPALLTALNSQLEALESSLQLRLAAASPLNWDELMPSLHQLGERLRWSWGVVSHLSGVRNTSELREAHAKQQPEVVRFSNRLGQSQVLHEALSRLKASPAQPLDGTQTRILDAELLSMQHRGVGLRGAEQADFNSTSERLAALSTSFSNHVLDATQSWSLLIQKREQLAGVPERALAVLAAAAAEAGDQSTDGLAPTAAEGPWRLGLDMPRYIPVITHAKDRTLRETLYKAHVSRASNGDLDNAPLIEEILKLRREQASRLGYANWAELSLASKMADDVSAVESLLEELRASAMPVAQQELQELSECAQSHGAAEADALAPWDVSHWAEQLRRERFNLDQEALRPWFPLPKVLEGLFSLCERLFSIRIKPADGEAPIWHEDVRFFRVMDCGGEDLAAFYLDPFSRPASKRGGAWMDECLSRQRNANGDLTLPVAYLICNQTPPAGDTPSLMSFEEVETLFHEFGHGLQHMLTTVEHPEAAGINNVEWDAVELPSQFMENWCLDRSTLMGMARHWQTGEPLAEADYQKLCSSRTFMQGNGTLRQVHFALTDLRLHSQWTPELKISPNEFRRRIATTTSVLQPVEEDRFLCAFGHIFAGGYAAGYYSYKWAEVLSADAFAAFEEVGLEKDDDVAATGERFRNTILSLGGSLRPAEVYRRFRGRDATSAALIRHTGLAATAT
- a CDS encoding ArgR family transcriptional regulator — translated: MADDQLRLSSTWGQSTGDGTGLAPLIGLDEALEQSNLRRGISREAFLKELLGDLHHQRLIPLLLMLPRRWRGRNANLPEHLRSLGSLLENNLVSPLLLATLADDLQHLLPAVSKPSGLSALDRWCQRQISINIEQTLPLPQTLQALWSMTADAMETASVMPQHPGGMLAKISHMGGALTWSNHGLTNVQAEPERLRNRLLAQILNALGSNRLNRAGRALEPFSFEGVSSGRELLDQLTKQSWQCCARIRTSVASFGLGASTRIGEQWLQIPLAVPYRTGLLDETSQEIQALMPHSSLEMELRPPESSPLLLQYYQGVEGLNGWAALNELHRPWQNDRSNGTVTYQTTELRGEQLGETLDLCELIAAVHNSEAQLSHLQLGGYGALGFCIDSTALLEQAITGRTNLFPLTLADLWRQRLHRQLQQQLDAGLQATDDSVNRYRLALEQLPQDLFHDNQSRPDACRRLRASQPRHSPFALVRALNGEFSGELLTGG